ACCCACCCAATATTCCAAGGTGCACCCACCACCCTTCGCACGCTATACTGCGCCGGATTTTGACCAAACGAACGAAAAAATGACCAAATTACAAGATCTGTTCGAAAAAAATGCCCAATGGGCAGAGCGTATTAAATCCGAAGACCCGGATTTCTTCTCCAAACTTTCTAACCAGCAAAACCCCGATTATTTGTGGATTGGCTGCGCCGACTCGCGCGTGCCGGCCAACGAGATCGTGGATCTGATGCCGGGAGAACTGTTTGTTCACCGCAATGTGGCCAACGTAGTGCTGCACACAGACCTCAATTGCCTGTCAGTGATTCAGTATGCGGTGGACGTGCTGCAAGTTGAACATATCATGGTGGTGGGCCATTACGGCTGTGGCGGTGTCGCCGCTGCCTTGCAGAATCAGCAACTGGGTGTTATCGATCTGTGGATCCGCAACATCCGCGATATTTATTACAATAACCGCGATCACATCGACTCTTTGTCGACCCAGCAGGCCCGGGTTGATCGCTTGTGCGAGCTGAATGTTATGCAGCAGGTACAACAGGTAAGCCGGACCAATGTGGTGCAGAATGCCTGGGCGCGCGGTCAGAAGCTGACCGTTCACGGCTGGATTTATGGCGTAGGCGATGGTCTCCTGAAAGACCTGATCGAGCCCATCACCGGCGTGGAGCAAATACCCGAGCAGTACCGGGTGTTGAAGATCACACCCGCAAAGTAAACGCTACTCTACCCATACCCTGTCGGTTCCATCAAATTCCGGTGCCTGTACCGACAGCACTTTCAATGGCGTCCGAATCACATCGACACCGTGCACTTCCCCCTCCGGTACCTGGACAAAATCGCCAGGCCGGAGAGTGAATGTCTTATCACCCAGCCGCATCCGGCCTTCTCCTGCGATCACATAAATGGTCTCGCTGTGAGTAAGGTGTTTGTGGGGCCGCACGGCCTGATCAATTTCAATGTAAAACTGGGAACTGTTAGCGTCCGTTGACAGCCGTTGCACTCTCACACCGGGCTCACCCTCTAATTGCAAATTCTGTAGATTTGTTTGGGCATTCACAGCCGGCACCAAAGTGCCAAACAGGCCAGCAATAACCAAGATTTGCGTCACATTTCTCATTTCCTTCGTCCTTGTCGACTGACTGAAATATTTCCGGCATACCACTGCAATAAAGCCGGGCGATGATCACGTTATCACCCACCATCAGGACGATAACATGAAATTACCCGCTACCTGCTTTACGCTGTACCTCACGGGTCTGATACTGAGTGCGACCGCCGATGCCGGCAGCCATGCCACATCCATCAACGCCCCTCTGCTGCCCGCGCAACTGGGGCCCCGCCCGTTCTACCTTGTCGACAATATGGATGAATCGGCACTGAAAGATCAACTCAGCGAATGTGCCGATCGTCGCCCCTTCTATCGCCGGTCAGATTTTTCCATCGGCCACCGGGGCGCACCGCTACAATTTCCCGAGCACACCAGAGAAAGCTACATCGCCGCCGCCCGCATGGGTGCAGGCATAATTGAATGCGACGTAACCTTTACCCAGGACCGCGAGCTCGTTTGCCGCCACTCTCAATGCGATCTGCACACCACCACCAATATCCTGCAAACGCCTTTGGCTGAAAAATGCACGCAGGATTTTCAACCGGCGGAATACGATCCACTTACTGGTGAACTGATCCGTGCCGCCAGCGCCCAGTGCTGCACCTCTGACATTACGCTAGCCGAATTCAAAAGCCTGAAAGGGAAAATGGACGGCGCCAACAATCGCGCCACCACGCGCGCTGAATATCTCGCCGGTACCGCTGGCTGGCGCACAGACACTTATAGCCAGGGCACCTTGCTTTCACACAAAGAAAGTATTGAACTGATTGCCAGCCTCGGCGCCAAATTTACGCCTGAATTGAAATCTCCCCAGGCGCCAATGCCTTTTCAGGGTGACTACACTCAGGAAGATTATGCGCAGCAGATGATTGACGAATATCGCGCTGCGGGCATATCGCCGCGCAAGGTATTTGCCCAGTCCTTCAATCTGGCAGACGTGAAATACTGGCTGGCTAACGAACCGGCGTTTGGCCGGCAAGCGGTTTACCTGGATGATCGCTACGAACAGCCTAGCTTTGATTTCCGCAACCCAGCCACCTATGAGCCCAGCATGGCGGAATTGGTTGCCGATGGCGTGAAAATTATAGCGCCGCCTATGTGGATGCTGCTCGATACCAGCAGCGAGGGTAAAATTATACCGAGCACCTATGCAAAAGAGGCCAAACAAGCCGGCCTGAAAATGATTACCTGGACACTTGAGCGCTCAGCCCCGCTGGAAAATGACGGCGCCTGGTATCACCAAAGTACTGACGCGGTAGTGAATAATGACGGCGACAAGTTAGTGAGTCTGCACGTGCTGGCGAAAGACGTGGGCATCATCGGCATCTTTTCAGATTGGCCGGCCACTACAACCTTCTACGCCAACTGCATGAACCTGCGCTGATCAGGGTTTTAGTCGCACCGCGCTGAAGCCTTCATAACCGTTGAGCTCACACACGCCATTGGCGTAGAGCTCAACGGATTTGTTGGCCAGTAACGCCTCCAATAAGGTGTGGTAAATCAGCTCCGAGCCCGAACTGCTGTAATCCATGTAAAAGCTGTCTTTGCTTTTGCAATTATTTTTGTCCAACGCCAGGCGCACCACAAAACGCTTTTGGGTGGACGGCACCAGTTCAAGCACTTGCGCGGCATCGGTCCAGCCCGCATTGGCCTGCACTTCTGCGACCAAAGCGAAAGCCGCCAACACACTCAAGCACCAGTTATTCCATTTCATGACTTGGCCTCCGGGTATTCAATGTATTCCATTTCCGCACCAGCACCGCCGGCACCACAAGGAGCGCCAGCGGCAACCAAACGGTTATCAGCTCCGATTGCATCACGGCCCAGCCGCGCGCGGTGAGAAAATTTTTGATGCCTATGGGCGAAACAGCGATGGGTTGCCAGGGTGCGAAATAACGCGCGTCGTCAATTGGCCACCACAACGCAACACCCAGGCCGCCATCGGTTAACGCGTCCAACAAAGGATGCGACAAGCAACTGATCGTCATCAACACGAATACCACCCAACGCCGGGCCTGCAGATAGCCGGCAAAAAAACTGGCGATTAACCCCACCGCCAAGGCTAAACCCAGCGAATGGGTAAATCCCCTGTGGCCGAGAATGTGCTCATAAGCAATGCCCAACTTAAACGCGATGACATCGGCATCCGGCAGCAGCGTGGCAATGACCGCCCAGAAACAGAGTTTGGGGGATACATACTGGCGACCGGCGATTGCCGCTACGGCCAGTGGCACGAGTGCGTGCGTCATGATTGTGGCCATCAGAACCCCCAGCGTTCCATTTTTTCAATGGCCGCATCCAACTCAACCGCCAGGTTATTCAGTCGCGCTTTATGCAACACTTTTCGTCCCTCCAGGTTTCGGGTGTACACCAGATCGCACTTACCGACCTTTTCCTGCCAGTACCGATACAAACTTTCAGCATCCTGCTTTCTGGCCCCAAGCAGATCCGGCACCGCGTGATAGTCCCGCTGGGTCAGTATCTGACCCAGCACAGAGGTGCGGGTGATGAGATAGCGTGGATTCGCCACGGGGGCCACCACTTGCATGAGAGACTCGGTAAACATACGCCTTTCGCTGACGCTACCACCCGCAATCATTAATGTAACGGTGCCGTTCTTATCGGTTGACTGACTTAATGAGTAACGGCCCATGGGCGCGTGCATCAAACCCCGTTCATGCATTGCGCAGAGCAACGCCGTGCCCACTTTGTGCAGATCCTTACCGATATCGCGATAGCGCAACCACAGCCAGGCATACCGGCCAAAGCCGATGGCCGAAAAAAACAAGGCAATGCCCAGACCTACCGCTGTCACTTTGATCAGTGTTTGAAAATCCTGAATCCTGTGCCCCATGCGCGCAATCACGTAGGGCACCAAGGAAAAATACAGCGAACTGAAGAATAAAACCAACGCCAACAAATATTGTAAGGTGCGCGACAAGGTCAGAAACTTAAGATCCTGCAGTGGTTTCTGCCCACCAAAGGGCACGCGGATGCCTTTTCGTAATTCTGCACCCTGCTCGCTTGCCCGCTGCCATTTTAACGCCACCCGTGCACGATCCTGCGCGCGTGCGAGCGTATGTCGGTTTTGTGCTTGCAGTGCGTCCAGATTGGCGTAAGCGCCTGGCATATTCAGGCGCTGAAAACCACTGCAGATCGAAGCCTGTGAACCGCGCCCATTGTCATCAGCGGGCGCCAGAATACCTACGCCGCCATCACCATGGGACACCCCCACAAAACTGAGGAAACGGCGTTCCAGCATCAGCAGATCTTCATTGCCCTGTTCACGCTTACCCGTGCGGACGCAGGCCAGGTGCCAGATATTGGCGACCTTGTCCGGCTGCATCGGGTCGACCCGGATAGCGCGACCACGCATCTGGTTTGATTGCACATAGGAACCCACGGCCGAGGCAATAATCAAACTATTGATCGCGGGCGCATCCCAACCTTCCCCCAGCAGTGCTGCGGTGCCCACCAAAATGTGAATGTCGCCGGCGCACAACAAACGGGTAAGCCAGGTGACAATGCGCTTCTGATCCTGGCCTCGCAACAGCAGGCGACTGTATCTATCATCACAGGCCAACACCTCCATGACCAACCGGGTACCGGTCTCTGCCTGAACCATTGCCTGCAACGATTCACCCAACGCATTGGGAATAATCACTTCCTGCCCCGTGAGCACCGCCAACCGGCAACCCAATGCCTGCAGGCCAGGCTGCGTACGCAGCGCCTCGAACACCGGGATCACGCCCAGTTTATTCAGCTGAACAGCGTGATCACCTTTGCCCATGTATTCCAGCCGGATGTGATCTGCCAGAATGACCTGCCGCAACCCCTGTTGTAAATCAGCCCATTCTGCCCGGGCGATATCCACAATGGCGCGAAGTTTACCGGCGCTGTTCAACAGCAGTTTTTGCCGCCGTTCTGAATCTTCTATATCCACCCGACCGCGATGAAACAACCCTGCCCGCTGCAATTGGTGGATAATTCTTTCCTGCAGCTCAGCCCATACGGCGGATTTTTCTGCCAACAACCATTTCAATACCTGCGCCAGGTGTGCCGGTGCAAATACTGGCAAGGTAAAATTTTCGACTGCCAGAATGTCCGCCACCATCGGGTGCAGTTCGTGACCGGCAGCCCGCCAGAAGCACTGCGCGGCGATGTAGGTACTCAGATTTTCATAGATCCAGTCGAGCGATTGCGCTGGCTCAGCCATGCAGGGCTGGGCTCCGATCCATCGCATGATTTCCTGATCCACCAACAGTTTGTCGGCCAGTTTGCGGCGCTGCTCGTCGGCTTTATTCAGTAATTCTGCTTCGCGCTCAGTGGGCTCGCTCAGATAAATGTAATCCTGATGCGGCGCAAGGTCACCCGCCCGCACCAATTCCGGCACGGCGATTTCGCTATCGATATCGCCATTGAGCTGCACGTAGCGCTGCCATTCTGTACTGGATACATCGTAGGGCGGTGTTGCAGTCAGGCCGACCACACGGGGTTTGAGTGCACTCTTCACCTGCATCAACGCCTGCCACCAGGCATTTTTCAGGTGATGGGCTTCATCCAACACAAATACTTTGACGCCTGCCGCGTTCAGCGCGCCGATAATTACCTGCTCATCACCCGATGCCATAGCACTGTGCAGGGCCTGATAGGTCACTACCGTCACCCGGCCGGGCGTACGGATGTCGTCAGAAATCCAGTCCGGTGGTGAGTCTGCATGAAGAAACAAAGAACAGAAGCGGTCCACCCATTGATCGCGCAATGCGCGCGACGGTGCGCAGATCAGCGCTGGCTGGTTCAACCGGCGCATCACTTCCAGACCCAATACCGTTTTTCCCGACCCCGGCGGTGCCACCACATGCAGGTGATCATCCTCCATGTGGCTTTGCAATTCATCGAGCAGTCGTTGCTGGTAGTTGCGCCAGGGGTATTTGAATTTTACTGCTGCACTGAAACATTCCATGTGCCGGTTAAGTCCCTTTGATGTCTATCCCGCTAAACCCACATAGACTTCATGCACATCGTCATTTTCATCGATGGCCGCCAAAAACGCCTCGACCTCTTCGAGCGCTTCTCCGGTGAGCGTGACCGGGTTTTTCGGGCGATAACCGATTTTGGCCGACTCGACGGTATAACCGAATTCGGGCAGTGCTTTCTGCACCAGGTCCAGATCGGTGGTATCGGTAATGAACAGGGCGTCGCCGTCTTCGCCGGCTTCAAAATCCTGCGCGCCAGCTTCAATGGCGGCAACTTCGATATCGCTTTCGGCCGAATCGGCCGTGGCCTCAATCAACCCTACGTGGTCGAAATCCCAGCTCACAGAACCGGAGGAGCCCAGTTGGCCTTTGCGGAACAACATGCGAATCGCCGTGATGGTGCGGTTCACATTGTCAGTCAGGCATTCCACAATCACCGGCACCTGATGCGGCGCAAAACCTTCATATACGACTTTTTCATAGTTCACCTGACCATCGAGCTGCCCGGAGCCTTTTTTGATCGCCCGCTCCAGTGTGTCGCGTGGCATGGATTGCTTTTTCGCGGCGGTGATGGCCAGGCGTAGACGCGGATTCATGTCCGGATCGGCGCCATTGCGCGCGGCAATCAGAATTTCTTTAACCAGCTTGGTAAATAACTTGCCTTTGGCATCCGCGGCTACGGCGCGGTGTTTGGCTTTCCATTGGGCACCCATGGTGATGGCTCCGGTAAGGGCCGCAGTGTGTGCGGCGGTATAAAACGACAATTAAAAAAGAGGTGCGGTGCACCTCTCATTAGAAGCTACGTAAACTGAATCACGATAGTGGGAGGCAGGGTAGGCCTGCCGGGGTGTCGATGACATGGATGTCATCGTCAAGCTACAAGGACGTATTCATGCGTCCCCGTCAGGCCTGCCCTGCCTCGCACCCATTGGCCTTAAGAACTACTAGCTTAGCTACTTAACCTCCAGCACACCCTCTTCAATTTTGGCTTGCCAGATTTTCGGGCCGGTCTGATGAACGGATTCACCCTTGCTGTCTACCGCAACGGTGACCGGCATATCCTGTACTTCAAATTCGTAAATTGCTTCCATGCCGAGCTCCGGGAATCCCAGCACCTTGGACGACTTAATCGCCTTCGACACCAGATAGGCCGAGCCGCCCACCGCCATCAGGTAAACCGCTTTATTATCGCGGATTGCCTCAATCGCCGCCGGGCCGCGTTCGGCTTTGCCGATCATGCCCAGCAAACCGGTTTTTTCCAGCATAGTGCGGGTGAACTTATCCATACGGGTGGCAGTAGTGGGGCCAGCAGGGCCAACCACTTCATCACCCACCGGATCAACCGGGCCCACGTAATAAATAAACCGGCCCTTCAGATCCACCGGCAGTGGTTCGCCTTTGGCGATCAGATCTATCATCTTTTTGTGCGCGGCATCGCGACCGGTCAGCATCTTGCCCGACAGCAAAATGGTTTCACCCGGCGCCCAATCCTGCACATCCTGAGGCGTCACCGTGTCCAGATTTACCCGGCGCACGGAATCACCCACCTCCCAGGCAATCTCGGGATAATCATCCAATGATGGAGGCGTTTGGGTGGCCGGACCGGAACCGTCGAGCACAAATTTGGCCAAGCGGGTTGCCGCACAGTTAGGGATAATGGCCACGGGCTTGTTAGCGGCGTGCGTGGGCATATCTTTGACCTTGATATCCAATACCGTGGTCAGACCGCCAAGACCCTGGGCACCAATGCCCAGTTTGTTGACCTTGTCGAACAGTTCCAGGCGCAACTCTTCCGAACGGTTGCTGGCACCGCGCGCCTGCAAGTCGTGAATATCAATGGGGTCCAGCAGGGCTTCTTTGGCCAGTGCCATGGCTTTGTCTGCCGTACCGCCTACACCGATGCCGAGAATACCCGGTGGGCACCAGCCCGCGCCCATTTGCGGCACTACCGACAAGACCCAATCCACAATGGAATCGGACGGGTTCAGCATGGCAAATTTGGTTTTCGCTTCGCTGCCGCCGCCTTTGGCCACCACGTGCACTTCCAGCTTATCGCCGGGCACCATTTTGTAGGTGATCATGGCCGGGGTATTGTCGCCGGTATTTTTGCGGGCGCCATCCGGGTCGGCCAATACAGACGCACGCAGCACATTGTCTGGGTGCTTGTAGGCGCGACGTACACCTTCGTTCACCATATCTTCCAACGACAGGTCGCCTTCAAAGCGCACGTTCATGCCGATTTTCAGGAACACCGACACGATACCGGTATCCTGGCAAATGGGGCGGTGGCCCATGGCGCACATGCGTGAGTTGATGAGGATCTGCGCCATGGCGTCCTTGGCGGCCTTGCTCTGCTCGCGCTGGTAGGCCTCGTGCACAGCCTGAATAAAGTCTTTGGGGTGATAGTAAGAAATGAACTGCAGCGCATCGGCCACGCTGGTGATCAGATCGTCCTGGCGAATCACGGTCATGGGGTAACTCTCGTCATTGTGCTGGGTTTGTGTGTGCGGATTTTACACCAATTCCAGCCCCTTGCCCGCGCCAATCTGGATTTGGCAAATCACCCCCGACCATAGTCTATATTGGGGCTTAAAGGTCTTGCATTCACTAGATATAGGGCTAGACTCGGTTTAACTGACCAGTGAGTAGTGCACATGACATGTGTCAGGGCAGCCAGGATGCTGCCAATACCACGCTGTAACGACTATTCCCCTTCCCGGCGTCACCACACCGGCGCGTTGCTCTCCCCCATAAGAAAACCAAATTACCATTGCGGAGTTAACCATGGCCACGCAACCTGAGCCTTGCCCCTATTGTCACAGCACCCAGTTACACCTGGTGCATCATCTGTGTACCCACGCGGTATGCTGCCAACATTGCGGCGCCTGCGGGCCGAGTGAACGACGGGTAGAGAAAGCGGTAGACTTGTGGAACGGCGTAGCGCATGGGTTCAATCACGCGCTACCGGCGGCCCAGGCGGGCCGCTGAAAGTCTCGGGGTTTACTTCGACTGCAGGTTATTCACCTGATCTTTGAGTGCCAGCAGGTCGCGATTGATGGTAAGACGGTAGATATCAATCGCCTTCACCGCCTCTTCATTGGTTTTGATCCGGCTGGTGAGGTCGTTGCGTAGCTGCCCCATCTGCTTTTCCAGGCCGCTGAGCTTGCTGATTTGCGCATTCAGACGCTCCAACTGTTCATCAACGGTCGCTTGGGCTGCCAACAGCTTGCCGTCCACCGAGCCCAGCTGCTTTTTGATATCCGCCAACAGCTTACTGTTGTTGCCATCCACCTTTTTACTCAGCGCTTCAATGGCATCGGTATTGGCTGCAATGGCCTTGCGATTGGTGTCGTAAGACACGCCCCACAGTTTGCGGATCTCGCTGTCAGCCCAGACCAATTTGGCTTTCATAGCCTCGGCAGATTCCAGCAGATTATCTTCGGAGGTGGACAGTTTGCCTTCCAGCTCGGCCACGCGAGCTTCCAGATCTGCGCGGATTGCCTGAGCATTCTGCGCCTGCTGCTGGCCTTGCCAGGCCAGGTAGCCGCTTCCGGCCAGGCCTGCCAGCGCCAGCAGGAAAGTAAAATACAGCAACCCGTTGCCCGAGGGATTCTGCTTTTCGGCCGCGCGTATGGCGGCACTCGGCGCAGGCCGGCTGGCCGGGGGCTGCCGGGAGGGCTCGGAGGGACGCGGCGCCGCCTTGCGGGTGCGGTTTTCGCTGGTATCAGTGGGTGCTGGGCCACCCAGCGTGGGTTCTTTACGTTCGATCATAGGGCATTCAATAGTGAGAATGAGCGGCTGTTATAGCAGGAATAGGCGCCAGACAAAAGAATGCCGGGCTAAGCCCGGCATTCTTTTGTGACCCAGCAGGCTGTTGAAAACTACCTGCGTTGTTTTCGCGGCGTTAAAAACAGAATCAAAATGCTCATTTATTCTGCATAAACTGCGCTTTTTCATCTGTTTTTGCCTGGCGAAAACCGCCTCGCCTACGTTTTCAATAGCCTGCTTAATCCGCTAATCAGGCGAAATTGGCGTTCACGAAGTCCCAGTTCACCAGCGCCCAGAAAGCGTTGATGTAGTTGGGGCGGGCATTGCGATAATCGATGTAGTAGGCATGCTCCCACAGGTCGATGGTCAGGATCGGGGTCACTGAAGCATCGGTCAGGGGGGTAGCCGCGTTGCTGGTATTGACGATAGCAACGGAACCGTCGGCCTTTTTCACCAACCAGGTCCAGGAAGAGCCAAAGTTAGCCACGGCCTGAGCGGTGAACTCTTCTTTGAACTTGTCGAAAGAGCCAAATGCCTTGTTGATCGCCTCGGCCACGGCACCGGTCGCTGCACCGCCACCGTTCGGGCTCAGGCAGTTCCAGTAGAAGGTGTGGTTCCAGATCTGAGCCGCATTGTTGAACACACCGCCCTGGGAAGATTTCACGATATCTTCCAGCGATTTGCCTTCAAACTCGGTACCGGGAATCATGCCGTTGAGCTTGTCGACGTAAGTCTTGTGGTGCTTACCGTAGTGGTACTCGAGGGTTTCCTTGGAAATATGGGGCGCAAGGGCGTCCATTGCGTAGGGAAGCGCGGGCAGTTCAATAGCCATGTTTTCCACCTTAATTCATGCTTAGCTTGCGGGTTTCAGGTGCCGTCTGGCACCAGCTTGCTGGGCAATAACCCTACGATAGGTAAGGTTATATGACGAGCGATTCACGCGCAGTATAGCGCGTAACGGCCGGTATTTTACGGAGTCTGCCGCCAAATAAGAAGTCTGTGAGGCGCTATTGCCGCTATAGCCTGATGCCATAAACCGCAACTTGCACTCAGTTGAACGCGTTTTTACGTCCCTCTGACCAGCAAGCCGTATACTCAGCCCTCAGCCGCATGCCGGCTCCCGAAAATTCAGATAGAGGACGTTATGAAACCCATCCTGAAATCGCTTGCCGGTGTCACCGGCGGTCTGCTGCTGAGCCTGGGCGCTCTGGCCGACACCACTGAAGACGCCAAGGCAGAAGCCCTGTTTGAAGCGGTATTTAACGAAAATCTGGACCGCAGCCCGGTATTCCAGACCTACCTGGGCATGAAAACCAATTACGATCAGTGGGACGACCTGTCGCCCGAGCACGAGCGTGAAGGCTATGCCCAGACCCGTGACCACCTCACGCGTCTGCAAGCCATCGACAAATCCAAATTGTCCGCCGATGTGGCGCTGAGCTACCGATTGCTGGAAGACGACCTCAAGCAGGATATCGAATTTGAACAGTGGCGCCTGCACAACTACCCGGTCAACCAGATGTTCGGCACTCACTCCATGGTGCCCTCTTTCCTGATTAATCAACACCGGGTCGATACTGTCGAAGATGCCCAGGCCTATATCGGCCGTATCAATGGCGTACCCAAGTTGATGATACAACTGACCGCCAATCTGGAAGAGCGCGCCAAGGCCGGCATTATTGCCCCTAAATTCGTGTTTCCTTACGTGATCAGCGACAGCGAGAACCTGCTCAAAGGCGCGCCGTTCACTAAAGGCGAAGACAGCCCGTTAATGGCCGACCTGCGCAAAAAAGTGAACGCGCTGGACACGGATGACAAAACCAAAGCGAAGCTGATAAAAGACGGTGAGAAGGCGCTGAAGAAAAACCTCAAGGCGGGCTACACCCACCTGATCAGCTACCTGAAAAAGCTGGAGAAAAAGGCAGACACCCGCGATGGCGCGTGGAAGCTGCCCAAGGGTGGTGAGTTCTACAACGCCGCCCTGCGCAAAACCACCACCACCGAACTCACCGCCGAAGAAATCCACAATATCGGCCTGAAGGAAGTGGCGCGCATTCATGGCGAAATGAAAGCCATCATGAAGCAGGTAAAGTTCGAAGGCAGCTTGCAGGATTTCTTTGTATTCATGCGTGAGGACGACCAGTTCTACTACCCCAACACCGAAGCGGGCAAGCAGCGGTACCTGGACGAAGCCACGGCCATGATCGACAACATGAAAGGCCGTCTGGATGAGCTGTTCATCACCAAGCCCAAAGCCGATCTGATTGTGAAGGCGGTAGAACCTTTCCGTGAAAAGTCTGCCGGCAAAGCGTTTTACCAGCGCCCAGCGCCCAACGGCAGCCGCCCGGGTATTTACTACGCCAACCTGTATGACATGAAGTCCATGCCCACCTATCAGATGGAAGCGCTGGCCTACCATGAAGGCATTCCGGGCCACCACATGCAGCTGGCTATTGCCACTGAACTGACCGGCGTCCCCAAGTTCCGCAAGTTCGGCCACTACACTGCCTACTCCGAAGGTTGGGGCCTGTACACAGAGTACCTGCCGAAGGAAATGGGCCTGTATGAAGACCCTTACTCCGACTTTGGCCGCCTGGCCATGGAGCTCTGGCGCGCGGCACGACTGGTCGTCGACACCGGTCTGCACTACAAAAAATGGACCCGCGAGCAAGCCATTGATTACCTGGTTACCAACACACCCAACCCGGAAGCGGATTGTGTGAAAGCCATCGAGCGCTACATCGTTATGCCCTCGCAGGCCACCGCCTACAAAATTGGCATGATCAAGATCCTGGAACTGCGTGAAAAAGCCAAAGCCGAAATGGGCGACCGGTTTGATATCCGCCAGTACCACGATCTGGTACTCACCTCGGGCCCGGTACCCTTGACAGTACTGGAAGAGCGAGTGAACCAGTGGATTGCAGGCGCATCCAAATAAACTCCCGCTCGTTGATAGCGATTAAAACGCCGGGTTCGCCCGGCGTTGTCGTCTCTGGCTGCTATGCTTAGATGAATCCAGACCGCCTGCAAGCGCCGCATGACAGACTCATCCCCTCCAATCAGCGAAGTAGACCAGTTCCGTGCCCGGCGGTTGCGGCAGGTCATGCGGGTGGTAGCGGGTGGTCTGTTGCTTGCGGCCATCACCAACCTCCCTGCGGGCTTTAAAACCACCAGCATCCTGCTTCTTGCAACTGGCACCATGCTCTATGGCCTGCACCGGCTGAAGCAAGGGCACATCGACACCGCGGCAGCGGTCCTGCTGTGGACGCTGTCTCTGACGTTGACCGTAATCGTCACCCTGAATACCGGCTTGCGCGATCCGGCCATGATGGGCTACCCGGCCATCCTCATTTTTGCCGCCCTGTTCAGCCGGC
This region of Simiduia agarivorans SA1 = DSM 21679 genomic DNA includes:
- a CDS encoding fumarate hydratase — encoded protein: MTVIRQDDLITSVADALQFISYYHPKDFIQAVHEAYQREQSKAAKDAMAQILINSRMCAMGHRPICQDTGIVSVFLKIGMNVRFEGDLSLEDMVNEGVRRAYKHPDNVLRASVLADPDGARKNTGDNTPAMITYKMVPGDKLEVHVVAKGGGSEAKTKFAMLNPSDSIVDWVLSVVPQMGAGWCPPGILGIGVGGTADKAMALAKEALLDPIDIHDLQARGASNRSEELRLELFDKVNKLGIGAQGLGGLTTVLDIKVKDMPTHAANKPVAIIPNCAATRLAKFVLDGSGPATQTPPSLDDYPEIAWEVGDSVRRVNLDTVTPQDVQDWAPGETILLSGKMLTGRDAAHKKMIDLIAKGEPLPVDLKGRFIYYVGPVDPVGDEVVGPAGPTTATRMDKFTRTMLEKTGLLGMIGKAERGPAAIEAIRDNKAVYLMAVGGSAYLVSKAIKSSKVLGFPELGMEAIYEFEVQDMPVTVAVDSKGESVHQTGPKIWQAKIEEGVLEVK
- a CDS encoding Fe-Mn family superoxide dismutase: MAIELPALPYAMDALAPHISKETLEYHYGKHHKTYVDKLNGMIPGTEFEGKSLEDIVKSSQGGVFNNAAQIWNHTFYWNCLSPNGGGAATGAVAEAINKAFGSFDKFKEEFTAQAVANFGSSWTWLVKKADGSVAIVNTSNAATPLTDASVTPILTIDLWEHAYYIDYRNARPNYINAFWALVNWDFVNANFA
- a CDS encoding DUF885 domain-containing protein; the encoded protein is MKPILKSLAGVTGGLLLSLGALADTTEDAKAEALFEAVFNENLDRSPVFQTYLGMKTNYDQWDDLSPEHEREGYAQTRDHLTRLQAIDKSKLSADVALSYRLLEDDLKQDIEFEQWRLHNYPVNQMFGTHSMVPSFLINQHRVDTVEDAQAYIGRINGVPKLMIQLTANLEERAKAGIIAPKFVFPYVISDSENLLKGAPFTKGEDSPLMADLRKKVNALDTDDKTKAKLIKDGEKALKKNLKAGYTHLISYLKKLEKKADTRDGAWKLPKGGEFYNAALRKTTTTELTAEEIHNIGLKEVARIHGEMKAIMKQVKFEGSLQDFFVFMREDDQFYYPNTEAGKQRYLDEATAMIDNMKGRLDELFITKPKADLIVKAVEPFREKSAGKAFYQRPAPNGSRPGIYYANLYDMKSMPTYQMEALAYHEGIPGHHMQLAIATELTGVPKFRKFGHYTAYSEGWGLYTEYLPKEMGLYEDPYSDFGRLAMELWRAARLVVDTGLHYKKWTREQAIDYLVTNTPNPEADCVKAIERYIVMPSQATAYKIGMIKILELREKAKAEMGDRFDIRQYHDLVLTSGPVPLTVLEERVNQWIAGASK